Proteins from a genomic interval of Streptomyces fodineus:
- a CDS encoding amino acid permease — MTPGSGLQAGLKNRHLTMIAIGGVIGAGLFVGSSSGIATAGPGILLSYAVVGTLVVLVMRMLGEMSAANPTSGSFSAHADRALGRWAGFSIGWLYWFFWVVVLAVEATAGAGILHGWVPDVPQWAWALIVMTVLTATNLVSVGSYGEFEFWFAGIKVVAIGAFIVIGLLAIFGVLPGAHADKASFGNLTNHGGFLPHGPGAILTGVLLVVFSFMGSEIATLAAGESEDPQRAVTKSTNSIIWRIGVFYLGSILVVVALLPWNDPSIKKDGSYVAALNSLGIAHAGEIMNVIVLTSVLSCLNSGLYTASRMAFSLGERGDAPKAFARTTSRGVPMTAILASVVFGFVAVFFNYAYPKTVFLFLVNSSGAVALFVWLVICFSQLRMRRIIQREAPEKLVVRMWLYPYLTWATALFIVGVLGYMLTDTKGESSGRTTVLLSVGVAAVVVLIAVIKQRFVGDRPAPAVEAQADKVSVG, encoded by the coding sequence ATGACCCCTGGTTCGGGCCTCCAAGCAGGACTCAAGAACCGCCACCTGACGATGATCGCGATCGGTGGTGTCATCGGAGCCGGCCTCTTCGTCGGTTCCAGCTCCGGAATCGCTACCGCGGGACCCGGCATCCTCCTGTCCTACGCGGTCGTCGGCACCCTCGTCGTCCTCGTGATGCGGATGCTCGGCGAGATGTCCGCCGCCAACCCCACCTCCGGCTCCTTCTCCGCGCACGCCGACCGTGCCCTCGGCCGCTGGGCCGGGTTCTCCATCGGCTGGCTCTACTGGTTCTTCTGGGTCGTCGTGCTGGCCGTCGAGGCCACCGCCGGCGCCGGGATCCTCCACGGCTGGGTCCCGGACGTACCGCAGTGGGCCTGGGCGCTCATCGTGATGACCGTGCTGACCGCGACCAACCTGGTCTCCGTCGGCTCCTACGGCGAGTTCGAGTTCTGGTTCGCCGGTATCAAGGTCGTGGCGATCGGCGCGTTCATCGTCATCGGTCTGCTGGCCATCTTCGGGGTGCTGCCGGGTGCGCACGCCGACAAGGCGTCCTTCGGCAACCTGACCAACCACGGCGGCTTCCTGCCGCACGGCCCCGGCGCCATCCTCACCGGTGTCCTGCTGGTCGTCTTCTCCTTCATGGGCAGCGAGATCGCCACGCTCGCGGCCGGTGAGTCGGAGGACCCGCAGCGCGCGGTCACCAAGTCCACCAACAGCATCATCTGGCGTATCGGCGTCTTCTACCTGGGCTCGATCCTGGTCGTCGTCGCGCTGCTGCCGTGGAACGACCCGTCCATCAAGAAGGACGGCTCCTACGTCGCCGCGCTGAACTCGCTCGGCATCGCGCACGCCGGCGAGATCATGAACGTCATCGTGCTGACCTCGGTGCTGTCCTGTCTCAACTCCGGCCTGTACACGGCCTCCCGCATGGCCTTCTCGCTCGGCGAGCGCGGTGACGCCCCGAAGGCGTTCGCCCGCACCACCTCCCGTGGTGTGCCGATGACGGCCATCCTGGCGTCGGTCGTCTTCGGCTTCGTGGCGGTCTTCTTCAACTACGCCTACCCGAAGACCGTGTTCCTCTTCCTGGTCAACTCCAGCGGCGCGGTGGCCCTGTTCGTGTGGCTGGTCATCTGCTTCTCGCAGCTGCGGATGCGCAGGATCATCCAGCGGGAGGCGCCGGAGAAGCTCGTCGTGCGGATGTGGCTCTACCCGTACCTGACCTGGGCGACGGCCCTCTTCATCGTCGGCGTCCTCGGCTACATGCTGACCGACACCAAGGGCGAGAGCAGCGGCCGTACGACCGTGCTGCTGTCCGTGGGCGTGGCGGCGGTCGTGGTGCTGATCGCCGTGATCAAGCAGAGGTTCGTGGGGGACCGCCCGGCCCCGGCCGTCGAGGCCCAGGCCGACAAGGTGTCCGTCGGCTGA
- a CDS encoding GNAT family N-acetyltransferase: protein MGTDRGTGLKVLRESDWDRWYDVLFRAFGAAAVPAEERELDRSLTEFDRSLAAWDGDEIVGAAGAFSFRMTVPGGAAVPTAGVTMVGVAATHRRRGVLTSMMRRQLDDVRALGEPLAVLTASEPAIYGRFGYAAATFRTSAEIDTSRVTLSLPPGVEDVRLRYATPADVLEACEAVYAALVPLRPGMLARQPGWERAGLLDPESERDGASALQCVVAERDGEVTGYARFRTRIGWSESGHDGTVQLKDLAALDPVTGAALWRFLFGIDLMTTLSVNSRPVDDAWRYLVSDTRRCRPRLRDDAYVRLVDIGTALSARTYQVPVDVVLEVEDTFCPWNAGRWRLTGDAKGASCERTTDAADLSLSVRELGAAYLGGVTLLSLAAAGRIRERRPGALAEASVAFGSPVAPWLPHGF, encoded by the coding sequence ATGGGGACTGATCGGGGAACCGGGTTGAAGGTGCTGCGCGAGTCCGACTGGGACCGGTGGTACGACGTCTTGTTCCGCGCCTTCGGCGCCGCGGCGGTACCGGCCGAGGAACGCGAACTGGACAGGTCCCTCACCGAGTTCGACCGTTCGCTCGCGGCATGGGACGGCGACGAGATCGTGGGGGCGGCGGGGGCGTTCAGCTTCCGGATGACCGTGCCGGGCGGGGCCGCGGTCCCGACGGCGGGCGTCACCATGGTGGGGGTGGCGGCCACCCACCGGCGCCGCGGGGTGCTGACCTCGATGATGCGCCGGCAGCTGGACGACGTACGCGCGCTGGGCGAGCCGCTCGCGGTGCTCACCGCGTCCGAGCCCGCGATCTACGGCCGCTTCGGGTACGCCGCGGCGACCTTCCGTACGAGCGCCGAGATCGACACGAGCCGGGTGACGCTGTCCCTGCCGCCCGGCGTCGAGGACGTACGGCTGCGCTACGCGACCCCCGCCGACGTCCTCGAAGCCTGCGAGGCGGTCTACGCGGCGCTGGTGCCGCTGCGGCCCGGGATGCTGGCCCGGCAGCCCGGCTGGGAGCGGGCCGGTCTTCTCGACCCCGAGAGCGAGCGGGACGGGGCGTCGGCGTTGCAGTGCGTGGTGGCCGAACGGGACGGCGAGGTCACCGGGTACGCCCGGTTCCGCACCAGGATCGGCTGGAGCGAGAGCGGGCACGACGGCACGGTGCAGCTGAAGGACCTGGCCGCGCTCGATCCCGTCACCGGGGCGGCGCTGTGGCGGTTCCTGTTCGGCATCGACCTGATGACGACGCTCTCGGTGAACTCGCGGCCGGTCGACGACGCCTGGCGGTACCTCGTCTCGGACACCCGCCGCTGCCGGCCGCGCCTGAGGGACGACGCGTACGTCCGTCTCGTCGACATCGGTACGGCGCTGTCGGCGCGGACGTATCAGGTGCCCGTGGATGTCGTGCTGGAGGTGGAGGACACCTTCTGCCCGTGGAACGCGGGGCGTTGGCGCCTGACGGGCGATGCGAAGGGCGCGTCCTGCGAACGTACGACCGATGCCGCCGATCTCTCCCTCTCCGTACGGGAGTTGGGTGCGGCCTATCTCGGCGGGGTGACACTGCTGTCGCTCGCGGCGGCCGGGCGGATACGGGAGCGGCGGCCGGGGGCGCTGGCGGAGGCGTCGGTGGCGTTCGGCTCGCCGGTGGCCCCGTGGCTGCCGCACGGCTTCTAG
- a CDS encoding PP2C family protein-serine/threonine phosphatase, whose product MAAGRERRSKAETFTARWKMQWHRVRTGLRRSAVDYFRGDGSDWIAFVGLLLTIPILMSMTLVDSVWCSPAALVLPIVAGGLLLRPASLLGLYAAAATALIVESVRLGPYTEGPSRVTPGVVLVVAACGFFGLLTAQFRSRVGVPWRRGGTMLFDLRERIRVQSKLPKLPQGWHHEMALRPAGGQSFSGDFVVASRTNGGRTLEVVLTDVSGKGMDAGSRALLLSGAFGGLLGSLPPHAFLPAANGYLLRQDWDEGFATSIHLVLDLDSGDYELYSAGHPPGLQLSAGSGRWEEKAAEGPLLGVYDGAQFDPVKGSLRPGDVLMLFTDGLVETSDRDIVEGIDRLTGEADRYVAGGFHGAAWHLIEAVAKDVNDDRALLLICRQATPLTR is encoded by the coding sequence ATGGCAGCAGGACGAGAGCGGCGATCGAAGGCCGAGACGTTCACGGCCCGGTGGAAGATGCAGTGGCACCGGGTCCGCACCGGGCTGCGCAGAAGCGCCGTGGACTACTTCCGCGGCGACGGCTCCGACTGGATCGCGTTCGTCGGGCTGCTGCTCACCATCCCCATCCTCATGTCCATGACCCTGGTCGACTCGGTGTGGTGCTCCCCGGCCGCCCTGGTGCTGCCGATCGTCGCGGGCGGACTGCTGCTGCGCCCGGCGAGCCTGCTCGGCCTGTACGCGGCGGCGGCCACCGCGCTGATCGTGGAGTCGGTGCGGCTCGGCCCGTACACCGAGGGACCCTCGCGGGTCACGCCGGGCGTGGTCCTGGTCGTGGCCGCGTGCGGTTTCTTCGGCCTGCTCACGGCCCAGTTCCGCAGCCGGGTCGGGGTGCCCTGGCGGCGCGGCGGCACCATGCTGTTCGACCTGCGCGAGCGGATCCGGGTGCAGAGCAAGCTGCCGAAGCTGCCGCAGGGCTGGCACCACGAGATGGCGCTGCGGCCGGCCGGCGGTCAGTCCTTCTCCGGTGACTTCGTGGTCGCCTCCCGCACGAACGGCGGCCGCACACTGGAGGTCGTGCTCACGGACGTGTCCGGCAAGGGCATGGACGCGGGATCGCGCGCCCTGCTGCTGTCGGGGGCCTTCGGGGGTCTGCTGGGCTCCCTGCCCCCGCACGCCTTCCTCCCGGCCGCGAACGGCTACCTCCTCCGCCAGGACTGGGACGAGGGCTTCGCCACCTCCATCCATCTCGTGCTGGACCTCGACTCCGGCGACTACGAGCTGTACTCCGCCGGGCATCCGCCGGGGCTCCAGCTGAGCGCGGGCAGCGGGCGCTGGGAGGAGAAGGCCGCCGAGGGTCCGCTGCTCGGTGTGTACGACGGCGCCCAGTTCGACCCCGTGAAGGGCTCGCTCCGGCCCGGGGACGTGTTGATGCTGTTCACAGACGGTCTGGTGGAAACCTCCGACCGCGACATCGTCGAGGGCATCGACCGTCTCACCGGCGAGGCCGACCGCTATGTCGCGGGCGGCTTCCACGGCGCCGCCTGGCACCTCATCGAGGCCGTCGCGAAGGACGTCAACGACGACCGCGCCCTCCTGCTCATCTGCCGCCAGGCGACACCGCTGACCCGCTGA
- a CDS encoding HD domain-containing protein has protein sequence MTQLTLAEIEVLARAAHEGQTDKAGRPYAEHLAAVAAGVRARGGDAEQIAAAWLHDAVEDDALTREWLAQAALTARTKAIVDALTKRPGEEPEAYARRILATDGARLVKEADLAHNADPERLAVLDEPTRKRLTEKYARMRALLGPGRPGPTR, from the coding sequence ATGACACAGCTCACGCTCGCCGAAATCGAGGTCCTTGCCCGTGCCGCCCACGAGGGGCAGACCGACAAGGCGGGCCGGCCCTACGCCGAACATCTCGCCGCCGTCGCCGCGGGCGTGCGCGCCCGGGGCGGGGACGCGGAGCAGATCGCGGCGGCCTGGCTGCACGACGCCGTCGAGGACGACGCGCTGACCCGGGAGTGGCTCGCACAGGCGGCGCTGACGGCGCGTACGAAGGCCATCGTGGACGCCCTCACCAAGCGGCCGGGAGAGGAGCCGGAGGCGTACGCGCGGCGGATCCTCGCCACCGACGGCGCACGACTGGTGAAGGAGGCCGACCTGGCGCACAACGCCGACCCGGAGCGGCTGGCGGTCCTGGACGAGCCGACCCGGAAACGGCTGACCGAGAAGTACGCCCGGATGCGCGCACTTCTCGGTCCGGGCCGGCCGGGTCCTACGCGCTGA
- a CDS encoding acyltransferase family protein — protein MRVPRGPEKADRPGEQRDGKPRDAFFDNAKYLAIVLVAMGHSWEPLKSDSRILQGVYDVVYTFHMPAFVLISGYFSRSFDLSPARLKRLITGVAVPYVVFETAYSLFERYFNHNPGQDISLVYPFYLTWFLCALFVWRLTTPIWRLVRWPVPLALVIAMLATVTSHIGDVLNMQRLLQFLPYFVLGLTLKPEHFRLVRRHSVRILSVPVFATALLVGWWAAPRMNTVWFYRRDSAPGMGAPWWTGPVMTLAMFGCAMLLTACFFSWVPGRTTWFTAIGAGTLYGYLLHGFLRKAGEYRGWFDEAWLHTPLGEVFMTVLAAGVVTLLCTKPVQRVFRFAVEPRMEWAFKQDPAQLARERRLREHAKVSA, from the coding sequence ATGCGTGTGCCGAGGGGGCCGGAGAAGGCGGACAGACCGGGCGAACAGCGCGACGGCAAACCGCGCGACGCGTTCTTCGACAACGCCAAGTACCTGGCGATCGTGCTCGTCGCGATGGGGCACTCGTGGGAGCCGCTGAAGAGCGACAGCCGCATCCTCCAGGGCGTGTACGACGTCGTGTACACCTTCCACATGCCGGCGTTCGTCCTCATCTCCGGCTACTTCTCCCGCAGTTTCGACCTGAGCCCGGCCCGGCTCAAGCGGCTGATCACGGGCGTCGCCGTGCCGTACGTCGTCTTCGAGACGGCCTACTCGCTCTTCGAGCGCTACTTCAACCACAACCCCGGACAGGACATCAGCCTCGTCTACCCCTTCTACCTGACGTGGTTCCTGTGCGCCCTGTTCGTCTGGCGGCTGACCACGCCGATCTGGCGGCTGGTGCGGTGGCCGGTGCCGCTCGCCCTCGTGATCGCCATGCTGGCGACCGTCACCTCACACATCGGCGACGTCCTGAACATGCAGCGCCTCCTGCAGTTCCTGCCGTACTTCGTGCTCGGGCTGACCCTGAAGCCCGAGCACTTCCGGCTGGTGCGCCGCCACTCGGTGCGGATCCTGTCGGTGCCGGTGTTCGCGACCGCGCTGCTCGTCGGCTGGTGGGCGGCGCCGCGGATGAACACCGTGTGGTTCTACCGCCGTGACTCGGCGCCGGGGATGGGGGCGCCCTGGTGGACCGGTCCGGTCATGACCCTGGCGATGTTCGGCTGCGCGATGCTGCTGACCGCCTGCTTCTTCTCCTGGGTGCCGGGCCGGACGACCTGGTTCACGGCGATCGGCGCGGGCACGCTCTACGGCTACCTGCTGCACGGCTTCCTGAGGAAGGCCGGCGAATACCGCGGCTGGTTCGACGAGGCCTGGCTGCACACCCCGCTCGGTGAGGTCTTCATGACCGTCCTCGCGGCCGGCGTGGTCACCCTGCTGTGCACCAAACCCGTACAACGGGTGTTCCGGTTCGCGGTGGAGCCGCGGATGGAGTGGGCGTTCAAGCAGGACCCGGCCCAACTCGCCCGCGAGCGGCGGCTGAGGGAACACGCGAAGGTCAGCGCGTAG